From Fusarium musae strain F31 chromosome 8, whole genome shotgun sequence:
CTATGCATGAGCGTGTTTCACTGAGCGGATTCTGTATGTTGATGGCCTGCAATCACTGGACTAACCTTGAATATTCTCCGAGCGAAGCCTGGGGTAGCATTTCGATAACCACTTGCTCAAGTATGTAATGAATAAGAAAGTATGCGCCGACCAAACTATAGCTGGCTTCTAAAAACGTGTCACGAGTAATTTAGTGGGATTCAGGACCTCAAGGTTCTCggatataagatataaataccATCACAACCCCCTCACTCAGTTGAAGATCTGTAGCGTGTTCTCGTCTcactcaccaccaccaaaagtCACCGCCGAGACAGGATCAACCTACCAGCTCTCAATGCAACACAGTGCACCTCCTCTTTCACTTCGGGCATTATCCCATCCGGTCATTACCCCTCTCCAAAtcccaccaccaagaaccaTAAACCGGATTTACGGAAAACGGCAGATCAAACCGGACAAGAATGACTTTAGATCGCGGCCATTCAACCCTTTTCTTATTAGGACGGTTCCCCGCCCCACGATGGGAAGCCCCGCAAACGCCCCTCCTCCTAAGATTACTCTTCTCGGGATCATTTAAGAAGTGTTTCTTAAGACCTGTTCACTCTTGCAAGCTTGTTTGAACTTTATACGTAATACTGGACAATGGCACTCACTCTTAAACCTTTCCGCGCTGAGCACATGGGCTCTTTGCTCCGACCTCAGGCTCTTCTTGACGTCAGAGAGCAAATCCGCGAGAAGGGCCTTAGCCCCGAGAACGCCGGCCTTGAGACTGTGGAGAACGACGCTGTGAAAGATGTTGTCAAGATGCAGCAAGATCTAGGCTTCAAGGCCGTGACCAGCGGCGAGTTCACCCGTACTCGCTTCTGGGGACTTATGTGGGACGAGTTCGAGGGAACGACCCAGCtctctgatgctgatgcttccATGTTCCGGCTTTACCACCCTGACGTGGTCAGCTTAATCGAGACTGATCGCCAAGTTATGCCTGGAGAGTCGGTCATTGCTGGTGGAAAGCTTTCCCACAGCCCTGAGAAGTCTGTTTCGAACCTCCATGAGCTGAAGCTCGTTCAAAAGTTTGTGCCGAAGGAGGATTGGGCTTCCATCAAGCTTACTATGATTACTCCTGCCTGGTTCCATATGCGTTAtaagcaaggcaaggcataTACTCCCGAGGCGTACAAGAACGATGAGGAGTATTTCAAGGATGTGGCCAAGGTCTAccaggatgagcttgatcaGCTTTACAAGGCTGGTCTGCGAAACGTTCAATTTGATGACCCTGGCATGGCTTGTGAGTTGACTTCTTAGAGTGTCGATGACAAAAACTGACACCGTATAGACTTTTGCAGCCAGAAGTTCCGTGATGGTTGGGCTGCTGACTCTGATAACATTGGCACCGTCGATGATCTTCTAGATGCCTATATCCAGCTCTACAACGACAGTCTCTCCAAGATCCCTTCAGACATGCACACAGGTATTCATCTCTGCCGTGGCAACTTCATCGGCGGTCGTCACTTTGCCGAAGGTAAATACGACATCATCGCTGAAAAGCTCTTCCGCAACCTCAATGTAAACACGTTCTACCTTGAGTACGATACCGAGCGTGCCGGTGGTTTTGAACCTCTCCAGTTCCTCCCTAAGGACAAgaatgttgttgttggcgtcATCAGCACCAAGTTGCCTCAGCTGGAGGAtaaggaggagatgaagaagcgtGTCCTGAGTGCGGCGGATTGGGTGGCAAAGGGAACTGGCGAGAGCCAGAAAGAAGCGCTGCAGAGAATTGCTGTCAGTCCTCAGTGTGGTTTCAGTACTCATGAGAGCGGATACCCCCTCAATctcgaggaagagaagaagaagcttgcaTTGGTTAGAGAGATCGCCGACGAGATCTGGGGCGAAGCATAAGCATTGTACATATACATAGACGAATAAATCGCAAGCTGGCATAGGGCCATGCAGCCTAATAAGAATTCCAACACATCGCAAACGAGATATCACGTAAATACTCCAGATTATGAGGACAGCCAGACCGTCGATCTGGAGCTTAAAAGAGCACGGGGTACATATACTTTCAATACGACACAGTAATCACAGTTCCTCACTACAACCGGCTATAGCCGGCTATTCTTCCGTAGTATAGTGGTCAgtatgcaagcttgtcacgctTGAGACCCGGGTTCAATTCCCGGCGGGAGAGATCCGCCACATGTTCTAAACATGCGAATCAATTTTTTGCAGTTTTTGCTTTTGGTGGTTTGTCTCTTTACTTCTCTTGTCAGgggttgtggtggtggtgtaaCTCTAGCTTTATCTACGATTGCTATTCCAGCTCCTCTATGCTGATGTCTGAAAAGTCTGCTGGATCTAATACAGGCTGATTCTTGCCATGGGAATAGATTCCAAACATTGTTCCGGCAAAACATCCTCCGTGGGGTGGCACCACTGTCAAAGCACTGGCGTCGATAGTATACACGTCTGACTCCATTCCTCTAGCCTTGAGAGAAAGCTCATACTTGGTTGGGTATGCACGAATAGACAATTCAACGTTTTCGAGGCTACCTCCAAGATCTGTCTCTGAAGTCTAGTAGCCGTGTCAGCTTCTGCTCAACAGGATGGCTTTTGACTTACTTTGAATTCATCGGCATTCCCAGCTGCTCCTTTATAGATGACCCTGTTCTCGACCTTTCCACCCTCATTTTCTGAAGCGACGACCCCTAAGGAAGCATAAGAGTGCTGGCTCCACCACAGGACAACACCAGCTTCGTAGCCTCGAACTGTAGGGCTGAAATTCATTTTGACTTTAAATACTTGGTTGTACGAAGTCTGTTTCCTAAGAAGCAGGGCCGGAGCCTCAGGAGATGTTAAGTCGTAGCAGTTCCCGTAGAGTCTTAGCACACCCGGCTTTTCCGTAAGAGTATAACTTCGCTTGATGGGTGTGTCTTGGATATGTCAGATTGATTCTCAATTATTCGAAAAGAGAGCTTACTCTTCTGGTACCACCCCAATTCCAGATCATGTTTTGACAGATCGGCCTTCCACGTTTGAAGGCTTTGTTTCGAAGCTGATCTGACAAGATCTCTTCCTGTAGTCTTCAGCGTGATATTGTTGCCGTCATTGAAGACTGGCCAGTCGTCCTTCCACTCAACCTTGACGAGAAATGCCTCTCGTCCTATCGAAGTTAGCTTATTCCAATAACAAAGAGATCTGATTAAGTAATACCTAGTTGTGGTTCCAAAAACGTCCCCTGGTGTTGCACTGGTCGGACACCCAGTAAGACAGACCACCAGTCTCCGTTTCCGTCCTCAAAGACATCAACATGTCCCGTTCTTTGGACCTCTTCATCGGGTCCATTGTACCAAAGCGGCTTTCCCTGGCTTTCCCATGGACCTAATGGGCCATCTCTGCTACGAAACACCCACTCTTGATGACCAGCTTCTGTGCCTCCTTCAGCGGTCAAAAGATAATACCAGTCTCCTCGCTTAAAGATATGAGAACCCTCGGCAATTCCATGAGGAGACTTTCGGATGATCTTCGGGGCGGTGAGGGTTTTTCCAGTTGAGATGTCGATCTCAGAGATGTGAATTCCAAAGTCCTTTTGCTTCGAGTTGGGGTCTCGCCAGGCGAAACGCATTGTAGTTGAGAGATAGACCTTCCCATCGTCGTCCCAGAACAACTGGTCCTGTCAGCATTACGTGAGAAATCTGCTGTCCTTTACTTACATCTTGGTCAAAACCAGGGTTGTCAAAGTACACTGGGTCGGACCATGCATTGTCGTCCCAGATATTGTCCGTCCAGACATAGAACCCTCTGGGAAAGATGCGTTCCTGCCCATAGTTGTCAGATACTGATCATATTTTCTCTCTTCCATTTCGATAACTTACATCGATAGTTGGTCGGTAGCGGTGGAAGACACCATTGGCCAAATAccatctcttctcctcaggtCGATATCTCAAAGTACTCGCCCAACTACCAGCACCTGGCTCAACGGTACGCATGTCAATCTGACTTCGACGGTTGAGCGCATGACCAATAAGTTTCCAGTCAATTAGGTTAGTTGACGTGTAAATGGCGCATCCGGGAAAGAACTCAAATGTTGAAGTGCTGAGGAAAAACGTCGTTGGGGTTGAGTCCGTAGCGGGAACTACACAGATTGTAGGATCCGGGTTGAAGCCCCGAACGACAGGGTTTGTGAACGTGGGACTTGATTCTTCAGCCATTATGTCTTCATTAACAATGACAAAGTCAAGATAGCTATCGTCATAGAGATTCTTACGGTTGATGGTCGACGGGGTTTATATAAATCTCTCGAGTCGGTTTAGCCATACCGAGATGCTTTAGCAGCTCCGGGCTATGTCCACCAAGCTAGTAATTTTCCATGAATCAGCGTCTGTTAAACATCCCCCAAACTTGACGTTGGATCTTGTGGGGCCATTCTTCAACCCCCAAACATACCACTTGAAGGCCTAAAACTCGTTGTTTGTCCAATCGTTGAACGAAACCGTTACTCTGGCTTGCATCAGTCACAACCTTCGAAATACTGTTTGGAATGAAACTTACTCGTTTCATTTAGGCCAAAGGTTATCCTTACGGCTTGCATGCCTCTTACATGGCTTATTGACTCATTGACTGCTAGAGCCGAGTTTGGCATTTGAAATATCGATAGGACTTCTCATTTACACAAGCCTACATAGACCCTTTATTATATGGCCTGAATGCCAATATCTTCTTAGCTGGTG
This genomic window contains:
- a CDS encoding hypothetical protein (EggNog:ENOG41~CAZy:GH43), with amino-acid sequence MAEESSPTFTNPVVRGFNPDPTICVVPATDSTPTTFFLSTSTFEFFPGCAIYTSTNLIDWKLIGHALNRRSQIDMRTVEPGAGSWASTLRYRPEEKRWYLANGVFHRYRPTIDERIFPRGFYVWTDNIWDDNAWSDPVYFDNPGFDQDDQLFWDDDGKVYLSTTMRFAWRDPNSKQKDFGIHISEIDISTGKTLTAPKIIRKSPHGIAEGSHIFKRGDWYYLLTAEGGTEAGHQEWVFRSRDGPLGPWESQGKPLWYNGPDEEVQRTGHVDVFEDGNGDWWSVLLGVRPVQHQGTFLEPQLGREAFLVKVEWKDDWPVFNDGNNITLKTTGRDLVRSASKQSLQTWKADLSKHDLELGWYQKNTPIKRSYTLTEKPGVLRLYGNCYDLTSPEAPALLLRKQTSYNQVFKVKMNFSPTVRGYEAGVVLWWSQHSYASLGVVASENEGGKVENRVIYKGAAGNADEFKTSETDLGGSLENVELSIRAYPTKYELSLKARGMESDVYTIDASALTVVPPHGGCFAGTMFGIYSHGKNQPVLDPADFSDISIEELE
- a CDS encoding hypothetical protein (EggNog:ENOG41), whose amino-acid sequence is MALTLKPFRAEHMGSLLRPQALLDVREQIREKGLSPENAGLETVENDAVKDVVKMQQDLGFKAVTSGEFTRTRFWGLMWDEFEGTTQLSDADASMFRLYHPDVVSLIETDRQVMPGESVIAGGKLSHSPEKSVSNLHELKLVQKFVPKEDWASIKLTMITPAWFHMRYKQGKAYTPEAYKNDEEYFKDVAKVYQDELDQLYKAGLRNVQFDDPGMAYFCSQKFRDGWAADSDNIGTVDDLLDAYIQLYNDSLSKIPSDMHTGIHLCRGNFIGGRHFAEGKYDIIAEKLFRNLNVNTFYLEYDTERAGGFEPLQFLPKDKNVVVGVISTKLPQLEDKEEMKKRVLSAADWVAKGTGESQKEALQRIAVSPQCGFSTHESGYPLNLEEEKKKLALVREIADEIWGEA